TCATTTTTGCTGTAAATCTTTCGAAATTTCTCATTGACAACTAATAAAAACTATAGCCGATAGACAAATTATTCTTTTCATGAAATCTTTAGATAGTGTAAATAGAATAGCAATTTCCATAGGCGGAAACCAAAAAAAGGGTATTCGAAACAAATTCAAatattgtgacaaaaaaaaattcaaatattaatcTCGCCACGTCATCATCTATAAGTCCACGTCATCTCGCCCGCTTGCTGCCATCTCATTCTCCCACATTCCACGCAGTGAAAGGCCAAGTAAAAAAACACTGTAGACCACGCGGACCCCACGCCATGCACAAGCACGGCTACGCCTCGTCCGACTCTCTTCACTGCCCTCCACCCAAACCACGATTTACCAACAAGGCCACGCTCAAAAACCCCGCAAGTACGGCAACAATTAGGGTCATAATGGACATTTCGTCAAAAACTTTGTTTCTGAATTATAGGGGAGATCCCCACTAAATCTCAATCTCGAAAGCTTTTTAAGTGCGCCTCACTCACCCCCATCGTCCGCAAATTCACTGCATTACTCTCTGAATTCCCCaaagaaagaacgaaaacaATGGCCAACACATTCACCAACGGCCGCCGCTATCACTGCCTTGCCGCTGCCGCCCTCCTCACCGTCCTCTCCCTTGGCCTAATCCCCAACGTTTCCGCCGAGCAGGCTCCAGCCCCGCCCCCTCCGACGTGTGGATCAGACTCCCACGGCGGCTGCCACAACAGGGCTGAGGCCCTGAAGCTCAAGTTGATCGCGATCGCGGCCATTCTGGTCACGAGCATGATCGGGGTTGGCCTCCCGCTGTTCTCCCGGGACGTCCCCGTGCTGAAGCCCGACGGGAAAGTGTTCGTCATCATCAAGGCCTTCGCCTCGGGGGTCATACTGGCCACAGGGTACATGCACGTGATGCCCGACTCCTTCGACGACCTGCGGTCCATGTGCCTGCCCGAGGTCCCATGGAGGAAGTTCCCGTTCACGACGTTCGTGGCGATGCTCTCGGCCATCATCACTCTGATGGTGGACTCGTACGCCATGGCTTACTATAAGAAGATCAATGCTGAGATGATCGGTGACGGTGGCGCTAATAGTCAGGCGAAGGACGCGGTGGTGGGGTTAGAACAAGGAGGGACCAATCCACATGCGCACTGCGGTGGCGGCGGTGCGATTGAGGGAGCGAAGGCGCAACTGTTGAGGCATAGAGTGGTTGCTCAGGTACTGGAGCTGGGGATAGTGGTGCACTCGGTGGTGATAGGCCTCGGGTTGGGGGCCTCCGACAACCCGTGCACGATCCGGCCGCTCATTGCCGCTCTGTGCTTCCACCAAATGTTCGAAGGGATGGGCCTCGGTGGGTGCATACTACAGGTATGTCCACCTATTCCCGACACGACACGATGAAATTTTTGGGCAATGGTACGGTGCTAATAATACAATATCAATTCAAGCCCACATTAGAAAAACCTTACAATTTGTTCATAAAATTTGTGTACTTTTGGtgataacatgaaaaatgacattACATGTGATTGGCAGGCGGAGTTCGGGCTCAAGTTGAAGCTGATcatggccttcttcttctcggCCACAACACCGTTCGGGATTGCGCTCGGGATCGGACTGTCGAACGTGTACAGCGAGAGCTCCCCAGCGGCTCTGATCGTGGAGGGGCTGCTGAACGCGTCGTCGGCGGGGCTGCTGAACTACATGGCGCTCGTGGACCTCCTCGCGGCCGATTTCTTGGGGACGAGGCTGCAGGGCGACATGAAGCTCCAAACGTGGGCTTACGTTGCGGTCTTGTGTGGGGCTGGATTGATGTCCTTGATGGCTAAATGGGCCTAAGTTTGATTTTTAGCGTATTAAGCGGGTCCTTTTTCGTCTTATCAAAATTCGTGTGTTGggagttgtatttttttttttttttcagagggAATGGAATTATTGGtggtgaaaattttcatttggcgtcaatatttttgaaattcaaaaacaaatcGAGCCCAAggctaaaacttttttttagctCAAGTAGGaaatccaaaccaaatcaagGAAAATTAAGGTCGGATCGTATTGGGCTGCACCGATTCTTCCTCAAGTTTAGTTTTTTTGGTAGTGTGCTCACTTGATCTATTAAATTTAAAGATCAAGAAACACAAATCCTTAAGACATGTGCTCACcagttttcaaataatttacaATGTAGTACTAAGGAACTTGGGAAATTTGAGGCGaggataaaatttgaaaaatcaaacacAATTGATGATCATGACTAGGTTGAACATTCTTTAGCAAGATCTAATATCTTGAATCAAATAGCACGTAAAACACCGCAATTGACTGAGGAACACCAACCATTTGGCATAAGAGTACTATGGATCAAATTTAACAAGCAATTATGAGCAACAACACAATGCACTAGAGACGTCACCCACCACAAATACTAAAGAAGGCTACTTATACAGGCCATTAGAAGAACAATAGCCGCCAGCCTTCttcccctctccctcttctctgCGCTCAACTCCCTTCTTCTATCTCCAGTTTTAAAGGAGATCGGAAGAGTTTCGTGAATGTTTTACTCTCACTATCAGATATATGATGGTGTTGGAGACGCCGAACCTAGGCACGTAACCTTAGGGCACACTTCtcaaaggcaaaaaagaagatCTCGGTGTGTGTTCATTACTCAAGGCATATTTGGTGATCaatcatatatttattttttgagtgTGTGACCCCTATTTTAATTCTGATGATTCATCTTGTTATCTgaagcttgttttgttttgaaatagTGTCGGTTAGACTACAATGtttcactccttttttttttttttgccgatatgaatgaaatgttactcccccaacacaaaaaaaaaaaaaaaaaaaataggccattaatgttttgaaatattttcaagcTAGTTCAAGCATCCCAAGTTTCTCTtgtgagaaaatataaaaaaaacgtGTCGAAGTTTTTGCCCGATAGCCAAAAACATACCTCTATTTTTTAAACTACTATCCCTCAACTCAATAAGTTTTTGCATTTACTTACAAGATTGTATTTTCTCTTTCCGTAAATGCCCTCTTTATCTACTTGCACCGTCCCATCCAAACTCTAATCAATACAGCACAAACCACAGCCCCTTATTAATCCCCACAGCCCCCGCCGCCAAGGCCTTTGTCGATCGCCTAGCTTCCTTCGGCACTACCGTGAATTAACCCAATCCAGTCATTGTTGTAGGCCCGTCGTCCTCCTTGATTGTCTCTCTATCTCCCGCGCGAGCTAAGAGAGAGGGCAATGTGACATggtggggaagagagagaaataggtATGAGACGGCA
This sequence is a window from Rhodamnia argentea isolate NSW1041297 chromosome 3, ASM2092103v1, whole genome shotgun sequence. Protein-coding genes within it:
- the LOC115754064 gene encoding fe(2+) transport protein 1-like — encoded protein: MANTFTNGRRYHCLAAAALLTVLSLGLIPNVSAEQAPAPPPPTCGSDSHGGCHNRAEALKLKLIAIAAILVTSMIGVGLPLFSRDVPVLKPDGKVFVIIKAFASGVILATGYMHVMPDSFDDLRSMCLPEVPWRKFPFTTFVAMLSAIITLMVDSYAMAYYKKINAEMIGDGGANSQAKDAVVGLEQGGTNPHAHCGGGGAIEGAKAQLLRHRVVAQVLELGIVVHSVVIGLGLGASDNPCTIRPLIAALCFHQMFEGMGLGGCILQAEFGLKLKLIMAFFFSATTPFGIALGIGLSNVYSESSPAALIVEGLLNASSAGLLNYMALVDLLAADFLGTRLQGDMKLQTWAYVAVLCGAGLMSLMAKWA